A single genomic interval of Spirosoma taeanense harbors:
- a CDS encoding MarR family winged helix-turn-helix transcriptional regulator, which produces MIVETDKKNFDFNQFRAIRGRSIGRLLWRLKRYMDNFVEPRLHALGYTNFKMSYLMVLAHIDEGGITNNELAKRACVTKQMMSKLVSLLETDGYIHIEKNPTDSRSSVIFLNERGKELFIALRDCMQEGRDRFDAIVGHDRMELVIDTMVELVTELEKDEQ; this is translated from the coding sequence ATGATCGTGGAAACAGACAAAAAGAACTTTGATTTTAACCAGTTCCGAGCTATCCGGGGTCGGTCAATAGGCCGGTTGTTGTGGCGGCTAAAGCGGTACATGGATAATTTCGTTGAGCCTCGTCTGCACGCGCTGGGTTACACAAACTTCAAGATGAGTTATCTGATGGTCCTGGCGCATATTGACGAAGGAGGCATTACGAATAACGAACTGGCTAAACGCGCCTGCGTAACGAAGCAGATGATGAGTAAACTTGTCAGCCTGCTGGAAACCGATGGGTATATTCACATAGAAAAGAACCCAACCGACTCGCGGTCGAGCGTTATTTTCCTGAACGAACGGGGAAAAGAGCTATTTATAGCCCTGCGCGACTGCATGCAGGAAGGCCGTGACCGGTTCGATGCTATTGTTGGCCACGACCGGATGGAACTGGTCATTGATACAATGGTCGAACTCGTGACCGAACTGGAGAAAGACGAACAGTAG
- a CDS encoding HlyD family secretion protein has product MATVMTKEEITDTEEKSGLRTYLPRIIIGLVLLVGGYFGYQAFRHSQQYETTDNAQIEGNSAPVLARVAGYVQSVSVDDYANVKKGQLLVTIDPQEYDVALAQAEADYQQSLADLENARADLQNAQASARNVAQNLRVAQSNADVQASRRDKAQNDLKRDQNLYREQSLTQKQLEDSRSAADVQTRQYTANVEQISLARTSQGIAQAGIAKAQANIQKIQAVLKVKQAAIDNAKLRVGYARLTAPIDGKIGRKNVVVGQYVQPGQNLFTIVADSTFWVVANFKETQLEKMHLGQLVDIKLDAYPDLDIKGRIASLSEATGARFALLPPDNASGNFVKITQRVPVKIEIQNPEKYRNQLRAGLSVEAEVRVAD; this is encoded by the coding sequence ATGGCAACGGTAATGACTAAGGAAGAAATAACAGACACAGAGGAAAAAAGCGGCTTACGGACGTATTTGCCCCGGATCATTATTGGCCTGGTGCTACTGGTCGGCGGCTACTTTGGCTACCAGGCGTTTCGGCATAGCCAACAGTATGAAACGACTGATAATGCGCAGATTGAGGGAAATTCTGCCCCGGTGCTGGCTCGTGTAGCAGGTTATGTGCAGTCGGTTAGTGTTGACGATTATGCGAACGTTAAAAAAGGCCAGTTACTGGTAACGATCGATCCGCAGGAATACGACGTAGCACTAGCCCAGGCTGAAGCCGATTATCAGCAGTCGCTGGCTGATCTGGAAAACGCCCGGGCCGATTTGCAGAACGCTCAGGCCAGCGCCCGCAACGTAGCGCAGAATCTGCGTGTTGCCCAATCCAACGCCGACGTACAGGCATCCCGGCGTGATAAGGCACAAAATGATTTGAAACGGGATCAAAATTTATACCGGGAACAATCCCTGACCCAGAAACAACTGGAAGATTCGCGGAGTGCAGCCGACGTACAGACGCGGCAGTATACCGCTAATGTTGAGCAGATTAGCCTTGCCCGCACCTCGCAGGGAATTGCGCAGGCGGGTATCGCCAAAGCGCAGGCGAACATCCAGAAGATTCAGGCCGTGCTGAAAGTGAAGCAGGCTGCCATCGATAATGCTAAGCTACGGGTTGGTTATGCCCGCCTGACCGCCCCGATTGATGGAAAAATCGGCCGGAAAAACGTAGTGGTTGGCCAGTACGTACAGCCCGGTCAGAACCTCTTCACCATCGTGGCCGACTCGACGTTCTGGGTCGTTGCCAACTTCAAGGAAACGCAGCTGGAGAAGATGCACCTTGGCCAGCTGGTAGACATCAAGCTCGATGCCTATCCTGACCTTGACATCAAAGGCCGGATCGCTTCGCTTTCTGAAGCAACGGGTGCCCGGTTTGCGCTGCTGCCGCCGGACAACGCATCGGGGAACTTCGTGAAAATTACCCAGCGGGTGCCGGTTAAAATCGAGATCCAGAACCCGGAGAAATACAGAAATCAACTCCGCGCGGGGTTGAGCGTTGAGGCTGAAGTGCGCGTAGCTGATTAA
- a CDS encoding DHA2 family efflux MFS transporter permease subunit: MATQTMSPPAPPMGLRRWAVVVTAISAAIIELIDTSIVNVGLTDIAGNLGVTIEDVAWVVTSYAIANVIVIPMTGFLQRYFGRKNYYIGSIILFTVASYGCGLSDSLWMLILFRFLQGVGGGALLSTSQGLMFDAFPPAQRPVASALFGMGIVLGPTLGPTLGGYIIDNYHWSWMFYINVPIGILAVFMSSTFIDKKEDEININRRAIHIDQIGILLLAVGIGSLQYVLERGEADDWFDSKTILWLSVAAIIAIPLFVWWELRGTREPVVDLRTLKNRNLTIGSILIVVVGYGLFTSVLLFPLFAQRIVGLTATKTGQLLIPGGLVTLPMFAIVGRMLAKGVSPRLIVALGYVAFGSFCFMMSTYNADASSGDFIQALIIRGIGLALVNVPLINQSVSTLEPRQLPTGIAIVNMMRQIGGAFGVAITNTYVTQRTAVHRSDLVSNLQPGDMITTERITALTQGLVARGMNAFDAVSGAYKTLDAIISRQALMLAYLDTFQLAGMFFVVTSPLLLLLKRKKVDAATAKAIADAAH, encoded by the coding sequence ATGGCAACTCAAACCATGAGCCCACCGGCCCCACCGATGGGGCTGCGCCGGTGGGCTGTAGTCGTTACGGCCATTTCGGCGGCTATTATTGAATTAATTGACACATCCATTGTGAACGTCGGCCTGACCGACATCGCTGGTAATCTCGGCGTTACGATTGAGGATGTGGCCTGGGTGGTAACCTCATACGCCATTGCCAACGTCATCGTCATTCCCATGACGGGATTTCTGCAGCGGTACTTCGGCCGGAAAAATTATTACATCGGCTCCATTATTCTGTTTACGGTAGCGTCCTACGGGTGCGGGTTGTCCGACAGTTTGTGGATGCTGATTCTGTTCCGCTTTTTGCAGGGCGTTGGGGGAGGGGCCTTGCTGTCAACGTCGCAGGGCCTGATGTTCGACGCTTTTCCACCTGCCCAGCGTCCTGTGGCGTCAGCTCTGTTTGGGATGGGGATTGTCCTGGGTCCTACGCTCGGTCCTACGCTGGGAGGCTATATCATTGACAACTACCACTGGAGCTGGATGTTCTATATCAACGTGCCGATTGGTATTCTGGCGGTCTTCATGAGTTCGACCTTTATCGACAAAAAAGAAGATGAGATCAACATTAACCGGCGGGCCATCCATATCGACCAGATTGGTATTCTGCTGCTGGCCGTAGGTATCGGTAGTTTACAGTACGTATTGGAGCGGGGCGAAGCCGACGACTGGTTCGATAGCAAAACGATTCTCTGGCTATCGGTGGCGGCCATTATTGCCATCCCTCTGTTCGTCTGGTGGGAACTGAGAGGCACCCGAGAGCCGGTGGTTGATCTGCGGACACTAAAAAACCGCAACCTGACCATCGGGTCGATTCTGATTGTGGTCGTCGGTTACGGACTGTTTACGTCTGTATTGCTCTTTCCGCTGTTTGCCCAGCGGATTGTGGGGCTGACGGCGACCAAGACCGGACAACTGCTTATTCCCGGTGGTCTGGTAACCCTGCCGATGTTTGCTATCGTGGGCCGGATGCTGGCGAAGGGAGTTTCGCCCCGGCTGATTGTCGCGCTGGGGTACGTAGCGTTCGGGTCGTTCTGCTTCATGATGTCGACCTACAACGCCGATGCGTCGTCGGGAGATTTTATTCAGGCGCTCATCATCCGCGGAATTGGTCTGGCGCTGGTGAATGTGCCGCTCATTAACCAGTCGGTTTCGACGCTGGAACCGCGTCAGCTCCCCACGGGTATTGCCATCGTCAACATGATGCGGCAGATTGGCGGAGCGTTCGGTGTAGCGATCACAAATACCTATGTTACGCAACGCACGGCCGTGCACCGTAGCGATCTGGTGTCTAACCTCCAGCCGGGCGACATGATTACGACTGAGCGAATCACTGCGCTGACCCAGGGGCTGGTCGCCCGTGGCATGAACGCCTTCGATGCGGTTTCGGGCGCTTATAAAACCCTGGATGCCATTATTTCGCGGCAGGCGCTGATGCTGGCTTACCTCGATACGTTCCAGTTAGCGGGTATGTTCTTTGTGGTGACCTCACCGCTCCTGCTACTCCTGAAACGCAAAAAAGTAGATGCCGCTACGGCCAAGGCTATCGCCGATGCCGCTCACTGA
- a CDS encoding TolC family protein, protein MKPTVLIIASLFAAGTVQAQNQAIQVPDDLRALVQQANANYSVLKQQQQQIQAGDLRVDIARSAMKPNVNGNASYQYLTPVAKATLPVDGVNRTIQFQPNHNVNAYVGVGQTIYDWGRTNAAVQQATGNAQILRRSLEITQQNLAYQVAAAYYSIGFLQQSLAVQDSVIKTAGANVRLLATRLQNGDALEYDVLTQQVRVKTAQNRRVEIQNQLERQIALLTYLTGNLNPTVAGAASQFNLEMAGRNITTQPYNLDGDLQSVVAGNKEVQLAQDRVRQAETDVLINQLTGRPSLSFSGSAGYRNGYLPEINTPKFNVAAGVALSVPIYAGKRYQLQNQAAQLNLNASRYAVENTNAQLRQNIAQLNADIRSNQTRLANLETQVQQARKALQIANARLRNGVITNVELQSAETGVEEAELGRLNFQYQLLLNQLELKRLLGETLF, encoded by the coding sequence ATGAAACCAACAGTATTAATAATTGCCAGTTTGTTTGCCGCCGGTACCGTACAGGCGCAGAATCAGGCCATACAGGTGCCGGACGATCTGCGCGCTCTGGTTCAGCAGGCCAATGCCAATTACTCGGTGCTGAAACAACAGCAGCAGCAAATCCAGGCTGGCGACCTGCGCGTTGATATTGCCCGTTCGGCCATGAAGCCAAACGTAAACGGTAACGCATCGTACCAATACCTGACGCCGGTTGCCAAAGCTACCCTGCCGGTAGATGGGGTAAACCGCACTATTCAGTTTCAGCCCAATCATAATGTCAATGCCTACGTAGGCGTTGGACAGACTATCTACGACTGGGGACGGACCAACGCGGCCGTTCAGCAGGCCACCGGCAACGCGCAGATTCTTCGGCGGAGTCTGGAAATTACGCAGCAGAACCTGGCGTATCAGGTGGCGGCTGCCTACTACAGCATCGGGTTTTTGCAACAGAGTCTGGCCGTGCAGGATTCGGTCATAAAAACGGCGGGCGCGAACGTCCGGCTGCTGGCAACGCGGCTGCAAAACGGCGATGCGCTCGAATACGACGTGCTGACCCAGCAGGTTCGGGTGAAAACGGCGCAGAACCGCCGGGTCGAAATTCAGAATCAGCTGGAGCGGCAAATCGCCCTTCTGACGTACCTGACCGGCAATCTGAACCCGACCGTTGCGGGTGCGGCCAGTCAGTTCAATCTGGAAATGGCGGGCCGTAACATAACCACACAGCCGTATAATCTGGATGGCGATCTGCAATCGGTTGTGGCGGGTAATAAAGAGGTGCAACTGGCGCAGGATCGTGTTCGGCAGGCCGAAACTGACGTATTGATTAATCAACTGACGGGGCGGCCAAGTCTGAGCTTTTCGGGCTCGGCGGGCTATCGCAACGGCTATCTGCCTGAAATCAATACGCCTAAGTTCAACGTAGCGGCTGGCGTAGCACTCAGCGTGCCCATCTACGCCGGAAAACGTTATCAGCTTCAGAACCAGGCGGCTCAACTCAACCTGAACGCGAGCCGCTACGCCGTCGAGAATACCAACGCGCAGCTGCGCCAGAACATCGCTCAGCTAAACGCCGACATTCGCAGCAACCAGACGCGGCTGGCCAATCTCGAAACGCAGGTGCAACAGGCCCGGAAAGCGCTACAGATTGCCAACGCCCGGCTGCGTAATGGGGTCATTACGAATGTTGAACTGCAAAGCGCCGAAACTGGTGTAGAGGAAGCCGAACTGGGCCGACTGAATTTTCAGTATCAGCTGCTGCTGAATCAACTGGAACTGAAGCGACTTTTAGGCGAAACACTTTTTTAA
- a CDS encoding IS5 family transposase (programmed frameshift): MRRYEITDQQWQQIAHLLPGKVGHVGRSAVDNRLFINAVIWIARSGAPWRDLPERFGPWNSVYQRFRRWAKAGVWKTVFDELQEPDLDWLMIDSTTVRAHQHAAGPKKSDPASECLGQSVGGWTTKIHAVVDALGNPMRLILSVGQRADITQAKGLLTGYETDAVLADRGYDANELIDWLTESHTQVVIPSKKNRLADRQIDENLYKERNQVERYFNKLKQYRRVATRYEKTAVSFAGFIYLSSALILLA, encoded by the exons ATGCGTCGCTACGAGATTACGGACCAACAATGGCAACAAATCGCCCACTTACTACCCGGCAAAGTCGGTCATGTGGGCCGTTCAGCCGTCGATAATAGACTATTTATCAATGCGGTAATCTGGATCGCCCGCTCGGGTGCCCCTTGGCGGGATTTACCCGAGCGGTTCGGGCCCTGGAACTCGGTCTACCAACGCTTTCGACGCTGGGCTAAAGCAGGTGTATGGAAAACTGTTTTTGACGAGTTGCAGGAACCGGACTTAGATTGGCTAATGATTGACTCCACGACGGTGCGGGCGCACCAGCATGCAGCTGGTC CAAAAAAAAGCGATCCTGCCAGCGAGTGCTTAGGTCAATCGGTGGGCGGCTGGACGACTAAGATTCATGCCGTTGTTGACGCCTTAGGCAATCCTATGCGGCTTATTCTCAGCGTCGGACAGCGAGCGGATATTACCCAGGCGAAGGGTTTATTGACTGGTTATGAAACAGATGCGGTGTTAGCGGACCGAGGCTATGATGCCAACGAATTGATTGATTGGTTAACAGAGTCCCATACGCAAGTGGTGATACCATCCAAAAAGAATCGACTGGCAGATCGACAGATTGACGAAAACTTGTACAAAGAGCGCAACCAAGTGGAACGCTATTTCAACAAGCTCAAGCAATACCGGCGGGTCGCTACTCGCTATGAGAAGACGGCCGTGAGTTTTGCTGGATTCATTTATCTGTCTTCGGCTTTGATTTTATTAGCTTGA
- the acpP gene encoding acyl carrier protein, with protein MKERVIEILKNFGISETAITDDVNFVRDLGMDSLDTVDLIMQLEQEFGVRIPDEDYSKLTTLQGVLQYLRYEQQVTVNA; from the coding sequence ATGAAAGAACGCGTTATAGAAATTCTCAAAAACTTTGGCATCTCGGAGACCGCCATCACCGACGACGTAAACTTTGTCCGGGACCTGGGCATGGACAGCCTCGATACGGTGGATTTAATAATGCAACTGGAACAGGAATTTGGCGTCCGGATTCCCGATGAAGACTATTCGAAGCTGACCACACTGCAGGGCGTTCTGCAGTACCTGAGATATGAGCAGCAGGTAACCGTGAATGCTTAA
- a CDS encoding 2-phosphosulfolactate phosphatase, translated as MKQIDVCLTPDLLHLHTTENTIVVVADVFRATSCMVTAFAHGVASIIPVATIDECRVWQERGYLAAAERNARRVDGFELDNSPFTYMDDRIRGANIAMTTTNGTLAITRSRNAVKVLVGSFLNLDAIARYLKTEPYDVLVLCAGWKGRVNLEDTLFAGALVDRLKDGFAMAEDSAIMANRLYCDGKNNLVSYMANASHIRRLQRLGIQKDITYCLQHDLYDVVPVLRGTALVSMAV; from the coding sequence ATGAAACAAATTGACGTTTGCTTAACGCCCGACCTGCTGCATTTGCACACGACTGAGAACACTATTGTCGTTGTCGCCGATGTCTTCCGGGCGACTTCGTGCATGGTTACAGCCTTTGCGCACGGTGTAGCTTCTATCATTCCCGTAGCGACGATTGATGAGTGCCGCGTCTGGCAGGAACGGGGGTATCTGGCCGCTGCCGAGCGGAATGCCCGCAGAGTCGATGGCTTTGAACTCGACAATTCGCCGTTTACGTATATGGACGATCGGATTCGGGGTGCCAACATAGCCATGACCACTACCAACGGAACATTGGCCATTACGCGCTCACGTAACGCCGTGAAAGTGCTGGTCGGATCGTTTCTAAATCTGGACGCAATTGCGCGCTACCTCAAAACGGAGCCGTACGACGTGCTGGTACTCTGCGCGGGCTGGAAAGGACGGGTGAACCTGGAAGATACGCTATTTGCCGGGGCGCTGGTTGACCGGCTGAAAGACGGGTTCGCCATGGCCGAAGACAGCGCCATTATGGCCAATCGGCTCTACTGCGACGGGAAAAACAATCTGGTGAGCTACATGGCCAACGCATCGCACATCCGGCGGTTGCAGCGGCTCGGCATTCAGAAAGACATCACCTACTGCCTGCAACACGATCTGTACGATGTGGTTCCAGTGCTCAGGGGCACCGCGCTAGTTAGTATGGCGGTGTAG
- the gcvT gene encoding glycine cleavage system aminomethyltransferase GcvT: MSLKQVPLHHIHQQSGAKIVPFAGFEMPVRYSSDLDEHNTVRNAVGIFDVSHMGEFILKGEGALDLIQRVSANDASTLFDGKVQYSYLPNGRGGIVDDLLVYRISEVEYMLVVNASNIEKDWNWISEHNTQGVDMVNISDGMCLFAVQGPLAAKALESLTPADLEMTYYTFEKTDFAGYANVIVSATGYTGAGGFEIYVSNHQAEGVWNAIMEAGKPYGIKPIGLGARDTLRLEMGYNLYGNDITDETSPLEAGLGWVTKFTHDFIDADRLKQQKEQGVERKLVGFEMIDRGIPRGHYELTDADGTKIGEVTSGTQSPTLGKGIGLGYVPVAFSKLGSELFVKVRDKLLKAQVVKLPFVKK, encoded by the coding sequence ATGTCGCTCAAGCAAGTCCCTCTCCATCACATTCATCAGCAGTCAGGCGCCAAGATCGTGCCGTTCGCGGGCTTCGAAATGCCTGTTCGCTACTCATCCGACCTCGACGAACACAACACCGTCCGTAACGCCGTCGGTATTTTCGACGTGTCGCACATGGGCGAGTTCATCCTCAAAGGCGAAGGAGCACTGGATCTGATTCAGCGCGTATCGGCCAATGACGCCAGTACGCTGTTCGACGGCAAGGTGCAGTACAGCTACCTGCCCAACGGTCGGGGCGGCATCGTCGATGATCTGCTCGTGTATCGGATCAGCGAAGTCGAGTACATGCTCGTCGTCAACGCGTCGAATATCGAGAAGGACTGGAATTGGATCAGTGAGCACAACACCCAGGGCGTTGACATGGTCAACATCTCCGACGGTATGTGTCTATTTGCTGTGCAGGGGCCACTGGCTGCTAAAGCGCTCGAATCGCTCACGCCCGCCGATCTGGAAATGACGTATTATACGTTCGAAAAAACTGATTTTGCCGGCTACGCCAACGTAATTGTTTCGGCAACGGGCTATACCGGCGCGGGCGGTTTCGAGATTTACGTGTCGAACCATCAGGCCGAGGGCGTCTGGAACGCCATCATGGAAGCCGGAAAACCCTACGGGATCAAACCTATTGGTTTAGGAGCCCGCGATACGCTTCGGCTCGAAATGGGCTATAACCTTTACGGCAACGACATCACCGATGAGACCTCCCCCCTGGAAGCGGGCCTGGGCTGGGTCACCAAATTCACCCATGATTTCATCGACGCCGATCGCCTGAAGCAGCAGAAAGAGCAGGGCGTTGAGCGCAAGCTAGTCGGTTTTGAAATGATTGACCGGGGTATTCCGCGGGGCCATTATGAGCTGACGGATGCCGACGGCACTAAAATCGGTGAAGTTACCTCCGGCACCCAATCGCCCACGCTCGGCAAAGGTATCGGTCTGGGTTATGTACCGGTTGCCTTCAGCAAACTTGGTTCTGAACTGTTCGTGAAGGTTCGGGACAAACTGCTCAAAGCTCAGGTCGTTAAACTTCCCTTCGTAAAAAAATAA
- a CDS encoding deoxyribose-phosphate aldolase, producing MNHLFPYIERTLLHPGVTISEQYEVLDEVTQLSLAGMTVAPFWVRKFRRELGDKHPAVLATVIGYPYGYQRTEAKQLELELALKDGASEIEVVVNTSALFSSSSGWLKIELAKLVALAHAQEKLLTVILESTLLDSDQINRLIKLAADAGADFLKNATGTLQAAFTLETALQFRRDVPRSVGVKIVADGATEEQLEALVAAEVDRLSLSHRPD from the coding sequence ATGAATCATCTTTTCCCCTATATCGAACGGACACTGCTGCACCCCGGCGTAACGATCAGTGAGCAGTATGAAGTGCTGGATGAGGTAACGCAGCTTAGCCTGGCGGGCATGACCGTAGCGCCGTTCTGGGTTCGCAAGTTCCGGCGCGAACTCGGCGATAAGCACCCCGCCGTGCTTGCCACAGTCATAGGCTATCCATACGGTTACCAGCGCACCGAAGCTAAACAACTGGAACTTGAACTGGCACTGAAAGACGGAGCCAGCGAGATTGAGGTTGTTGTCAACACGTCGGCTTTGTTTTCGTCCTCGTCGGGCTGGCTCAAGATTGAACTGGCGAAACTCGTGGCCCTTGCCCATGCGCAGGAAAAACTGCTTACGGTCATCCTCGAATCAACCCTGCTCGATTCAGACCAGATCAACAGACTGATCAAACTCGCTGCTGATGCCGGTGCTGACTTTCTGAAAAACGCAACTGGTACCCTTCAAGCTGCGTTTACGCTGGAAACAGCCTTGCAATTTCGACGCGATGTGCCGCGCTCGGTGGGTGTCAAGATCGTAGCCGACGGTGCCACCGAGGAGCAACTGGAAGCGCTGGTAGCCGCCGAAGTTGACCGGTTATCATTAAGCCATCGGCCAGATTAA
- a CDS encoding pseudouridine synthase, which yields MNQDSEQNRDGEPVRRGDRSFGRRDDDRTNDPRDGGQSPRFSRSGDDRSDERPRFNRDRPDSDRPRFNRDDRNSGGARDNDRSDRPRFNRDDRNSSSESRPRFNRDDRNNDNNRPRSNRDRDTNSDQRTWFNRGDRDNRSSDSESRPRFNRDDRNNERPRFNREDRSGNDRPRRSGDAPRFERNNDRFGNERRFGDRDRNTDRKENDRPRVNRDDRFGSERRFSDRPDSDRPRFNRDDRNSGGARDNDRSDRPRFSRDDRNSSSESRPRFNRDDRNNDNNRPRSNRDRDTNPDQRPRFNREDKPRFSRDDKPFKRVGGFNREADERNNGDRFNRDNRRNDNRDTNRNAEPSRFSSEQRKESGDRRTGQYSKAPNYNLEQKPFERRHDNDDRRKPQSRQDDKPNRTASEDQSGLTRLNRYIANSGVCSRREADELIARGDISVNGKVVTEMGFKVKEGDTVKYGTKVLNPERFVYVLLNKPKDYITTTEDPEERKTVMELVADAGNFRMYPVGRLDRNTTGLLLLTNDGELADKLTHPSNNIRKIYQVELDKPITDEHFEAIQKGLELEDGPIKPDALSIVTPDAHVIGIEIHSGRNRIVRRIFEHLGYEVTKLDRTTYAGLTKKDLPRGKWRFLDPKEVVKLKYFN from the coding sequence ATGAATCAGGATTCAGAACAGAACCGCGACGGCGAACCAGTACGCCGGGGCGATCGTTCCTTCGGCCGTCGGGATGACGACCGCACCAATGACCCGCGCGATGGCGGGCAAAGCCCCCGGTTTAGCCGTAGCGGGGATGACCGCAGCGACGAGCGGCCCCGTTTCAACCGCGATCGGCCGGACAGCGACCGGCCTCGTTTTAACCGCGACGACCGCAACAGCGGAGGGGCACGTGACAATGACCGCAGTGACCGCCCGCGCTTCAACCGCGACGACCGCAACAGCAGTTCGGAATCACGACCACGTTTCAATCGGGACGACCGCAATAACGACAACAACCGGCCACGCTCCAACCGCGACCGGGATACCAACTCTGACCAGCGCACCTGGTTTAACCGGGGCGACCGCGACAACCGTTCTAGCGACTCGGAATCGCGCCCTCGGTTCAACCGCGACGATCGGAACAATGAGCGGCCCCGCTTTAATCGCGAGGACCGTTCTGGCAACGATCGGCCACGCCGGAGCGGTGACGCTCCCCGCTTTGAGCGCAACAACGACCGGTTCGGCAATGAGCGTCGGTTTGGCGACCGCGACCGGAACACCGACCGTAAAGAAAATGACCGGCCGCGGGTCAACCGCGATGACCGGTTCGGCAGCGAACGGCGGTTTTCGGATCGGCCGGATAGCGACCGGCCTCGCTTTAATCGGGACGACCGCAACAGCGGAGGGGCACGTGACAATGACCGCAGTGACCGCCCGCGCTTCAGCCGCGACGACCGCAACAGCAGTTCGGAATCACGACCACGTTTCAATCGGGACGACCGCAATAACGACAACAACCGGCCACGCTCTAACCGCGACCGGGATACCAACCCTGACCAGCGTCCCCGCTTCAACCGCGAGGATAAACCCCGGTTCAGCCGGGACGATAAGCCCTTTAAGCGCGTAGGTGGTTTTAATCGGGAAGCCGACGAACGGAACAACGGCGACCGCTTTAACCGCGACAACCGACGTAACGACAACCGGGATACAAACCGGAACGCCGAACCTTCCCGGTTTTCGAGCGAACAGCGTAAAGAATCGGGTGACCGGCGCACGGGCCAGTATAGTAAAGCGCCCAATTATAATCTGGAGCAGAAACCGTTTGAACGGCGGCATGATAACGATGATCGTCGTAAACCACAGTCACGGCAGGATGATAAGCCGAATCGCACGGCGTCTGAAGATCAGAGTGGTTTAACCCGTCTGAATCGCTACATCGCCAACTCGGGCGTGTGTTCGCGCCGGGAAGCCGATGAACTGATTGCGCGGGGTGATATTTCCGTCAACGGAAAAGTTGTCACGGAGATGGGCTTCAAGGTCAAAGAAGGCGACACGGTGAAGTACGGCACCAAGGTGCTTAATCCGGAGCGGTTTGTGTATGTTCTGCTGAACAAGCCGAAAGATTATATCACCACCACCGAAGACCCGGAAGAACGTAAAACAGTGATGGAACTGGTGGCTGATGCGGGCAACTTCCGGATGTATCCGGTGGGTCGTCTGGACCGGAACACCACGGGTTTGCTGTTACTGACAAACGACGGCGAATTGGCCGATAAGCTGACGCACCCGTCGAACAACATTCGCAAAATCTACCAGGTGGAGCTGGATAAGCCCATCACGGACGAGCACTTTGAAGCCATTCAGAAAGGGCTGGAGCTGGAAGACGGTCCCATCAAACCCGACGCGCTGAGCATCGTTACGCCCGACGCCCACGTAATTGGCATCGAAATACACTCGGGCCGGAACCGGATTGTACGTCGGATTTTTGAGCACCTCGGTTATGAGGTAACCAAGCTCGACCGCACGACCTACGCCGGTCTGACTAAGAAAGATCTGCCGCGCGGCAAGTGGCGCTTCCTTGACCCTAAAGAGGTTGTGAAGCTGAAATACTTCAATTAG